From Nicotiana tabacum cultivar K326 chromosome 20, ASM71507v2, whole genome shotgun sequence, one genomic window encodes:
- the LOC107804729 gene encoding late blight resistance protein R1-A-like isoform X2 encodes MLDISQKVQALFQDALVDFSELHLAEYFNFCIFKVQNKIWLIKMEIRAKYSFPKISSLPLISAKKNGSDIPKFVMDFMDTVVEILRDLVDDPCSSLLYVPETNEHVEDVLKELKLLRTFVCFVSERFIEPQSQHLANFFTHVLAVAGHASMLVWLYFSSYGYEDRDVAVLGEINVFLFLQMKFKPIQPSIRKIYIALLEVLKSRIQSGWCPNIQNHEHAADSEANFLETIQQDLAELPTNSNFSQSDALKDQLVILKEMLDILRADIIHVPIRDLEVLLRDIDTFIIDVGLVVYSLYKGEEEEKEVVAVGEVNPALVLDLLGNIQKIIITEKLMPIRKAFHSNYLPRIHGLGYVDFILKNLKEFQSRHLDSLASTTKLLQRIQKELESWQPFLESVAEEQHNDIDKIQRCATQLIGKAYEIEYLIDACICEKAPVWCLEHWFLDIVEDTILVKDEVTEIHEKKMVEDALINTVTTRTTSNLERSPRMNEEIVGFDDVVENLREQLVKGTKGRDVISIVGMPGLGKTTLAYRLYSDRLVVSHFDIRADCCVSQVYSRKNLLLAILRDVISENSEFREKKADELADLLRKALFSKRYLILVDDVWEASVWDDLICCFQDANNGSRIILTTRNHEIAEYAKFQSNPFSLRMFNNEESWKLLRKKVFGEESCPSLLMNIGRQIAEKCGQLPLSIALVAGVLAEVEKKEECWEQVANNLVPHIHNDSRAIIENSYQILPYHLRSCFLYFGAFLEDNVINVSKLIRLWISEGFVKGCEGKSLEDIAEGYLGNLIGRNLVMGTKRSFRGKIKACRIHDLLHDFCKVRAKEENLVQWMKWEQTANPSSNISCLEQLAHRMSIYGKWYRIGEWSTCWSRVGSIILLNDCLAFDIVSQIFYSFKFLKVLDLQFTTIDSFPTDLVYLRYFAAQTHKSLDISIITNCWNLETLILHNYGAMSLPLTLWNMVNLRNLHIFRCSFNIKYAKYSLENSKSLYGLRTFSAPYFSCVEDAELILRKTPNLRELKCTFLDEDVDKFRYYVLNFPTEIETLKIYCPYFCKLTIPFCISAPNLKNLTLERYCLHPQHLSTIALLQNLQVLKMKSIKFEKKVWEVSNGDFPELKVLKLQEIFCFEEWDVTDDEAFPKLERLVLRECEYLKEIPSAFGEISSLKYIEVRKCPESVDKSARDIREIQVEDYQNTGFEIFIRERRKYQLLLRKICENITKQLSN; translated from the exons ATGCTAGATATCAGTCAGAAAGTCCAAGCACTCTTTCAAGATGCTCTAGTTGACTTTTCTGAATTACACCTAGCTGAGTACTTCAATTTTTGTATCTTTAAGGTACAAAACAAGATTTGGTTGATTAAGATGGAAATTAGAGCCAAATACTCCTTTCCTAAAATATCATCATTACCATTAATTTCAGCCAAGAAGAATGGTAGTGATATTCCCAAATTTGTAATGGATTTCATGGATACTGTGGTGGAGATTCTTCGTGATCTAGTCGATGATCCTTGCTCATCACTTCTTTATGTTCCAGAAACTAATGAACATGTTGAAGATGTTTTAAAGGAATTGAAACTGCTGCGAACTTTTGTTTGCTTTGTCTCAGAGAGGTTCATAGAGCCTCAGAGCCAACATCTTGCTAATTTCTTCACTCATGTTTTGGCTGTGGCCGGCCATGCATCAATGCTTGTCTGGTTGTATTTTTCAAGCTATGGCTACGAAGATCGAGATGTGGCTGTTCTAGGTGAAATCaatgttttccttttcttgcaAATGAAATTTAAGCCCATTCAGCCAAGCATCCGCAAGATCTACATTGCACTCCTGGAAGTTTTAAAGTCGAGAATACAATCAGGATGGTGTCCCAACATCCAAAATCATGAACATGCAGCTGACAGTGAAGCCAACTTTTTGGAGACTATCCAACAGGATTTGGCGGAGCTGCCAACTAATAGTAACTTCAGTCAGAGTGATGCTTTGAAGGATCAATTGGTAATCCTAAAAGAGATGCTCGACATCTTGAGAGCCGATATCATCCATGTGCCAATACGAGATCTTGAAGTTCTTCTTCGAGATATTGACACTTTCATTATTGATGTTGGACTCGTGGTTTACTCATTATATAAAGgtgaggaggaggagaaggaagtCGTGGCAGTGGGAGAAGTGAATCCTGCACTAGTTCTTGATTTGTTGGGAAACATTCAAAAAATAATTATCACGGAGAAACTCatgcccattcggaaggcgtttCATTCTAATTACTTGCCAAGAATTCATGGGCTAGGCTACGTTGATTTCATTTTAAAAAACCTGAAAGAGTTCCAAAGCCGCCATTTAGATTCACTAGCTTCTACCACGAAGCTACTTCAAAGGATTCAGAAGGAACTCGAGAGCTGGCAACCTTTTCTAGAGTCTGTTGCAGAAGAGCAACACAATGACATCGACAAAATTCAACGTTGTGCTACACAATTGATTGGCAAAGCATATGAGATAGAATACCTAATTGATGCGTGTATATGCGAAAAAGCTCCTGTATGGTGCCTCGAACATTGGTTCTTGGATATCGTGGAGGACACCATTCTTGTCAAAGATGAGGTTACAGAGATTCATGAAAAGAAAATGGTTGAGGATGCATTAATAAACACTGTCACAACTCGTACAACATCAAATTTGGAAAGGTCTCCAAGGATGAATGAAGAAATTGTGGGTTTTGACGATGTTGTAGAAAATTTAAGAGAACAACTAGTTAAAGGCACCAAAGGGCGAGATGTTATATCGATTGTTGGTATGCCGGGTCTAGGCAAGACGACTCTGGCATATAGACTCTACTCTGACAGGTTAGTTGTTTCTCACTTTGATATTCGTGCTGATTGTTGTGTGTCTCAAGTGTATTCACGTAAGAACTTGTTATTGGCGATTCTACGTGATGTTATCAGTGAGAACTCTGAATTTAGAGAAAAGAAAGCTGATGAATTAGCTGATCTGCTGCGCAAAGCTTTATTTTCGAAAAGATATCTTATCCTTGTTGATGATGTGTGGGAAGCTAGTGTGTGGGATGATTTAATCTGTTGTTTTCAAGATGCCAACAATGGAAGTAGAATCATTCTAACAACACGAAATCATGAAATTGCTGAGTACGCCAAATTTCAAAGTAATCCCTTTTCGCTTCGTATGTTTAACAATGAAGAAAGTTGGAAGTTACTTAGAAAAAAAGTATTTGGGGAAGAAAGCTGCCCTTCTCTGCTAATGAATATTGGGCGACAAATAGCAGAAAAGTGTGGCCAATTGCCTCTTTCAATTGCTTTGGTGGCTGGTGTTCTAGCGGAagtggagaagaaagaagaatgtTGGGAACAAGTGGCCAATAATTTAGTTCCTCACATTCACAACGACTCAAGGGCCATAATAGAAAATAGTTATCAGATTTTACCCTATCATTTAAGGTCTTGCTTTCTTTACTTTGGAGCATTTTTAGAGGACAATGTAATTAATGTTTCGAAGTTAATACGGTTGTGGATCTCAGAAGGATTCGTAAAAGGTTGTGAAGGCAAGAGTTTGGAGGATATAGCAGAAGGTTATTTGGGGAATCTTATTGGAAGAAATCTAGTGATGGGAACTAAGAGGAGTTTTAGAGGTAAGATTAAAGCATGTCGTATTCATGACCTATTGCATGATTTCTGCAAGGTGAGAGCAAAGGAAGAGAATCTTGTCCAATGGATGAAATG GGAACAAACTGCCAATCCTTCTTCCAACATTTCCTGCCTCGAGCAACTTGCTCATCGCATGTCCATTTATGGTAAATGGTATCGTATTGGAGAATGGAGCACGTGTTGGTCACGTGTTGGCTCCATAATTTTGCTTAATGATTGCCTTGCATTTGATATTGTCTCCCAAATTTTTTACAGCTTTAAGTTTCTAAAAGTGTTGGATTTGCAGTTCACTACTATTGATTCTTTCCCAACCGATCTAGTTTACTTGAGATATTTTGCTGCACAAACTCATAAATCGTTGGACATATCAATCATAACCAATTGTTGGAACCTCGAGACTTTGATATTACACAATTATGGAGCGATGTCACTGCCCCTTACACTCTGGAATATGGTTAATTTGAGAAATTTGCATATTTTCCGTTGCAGCTTCAATATAAAATATGCAAAATATTCACTCGAGAACTCGAAAAGCCTTTATGGTTTGAGAACTTTTTCGGCTCCATATTTTTCTTGTGTCGAGGATGCGGAATTGATTTTGAGAAAAACACCTAATCTTCGGGAACTCAAATGCACATTCCTAGATGAGGATGTTGACAAATTTCGGTACTATGTATTGAATTTTCCAACCGAGATTGAGACGCTGAAGATTTATTGCCCATACTTTTGCAAATTAACCATCCCCTTTTGCATCTCCGCACCAAATCTCAAAAACTTGACATTAGAGAGGTATTGCCTGCATCCTCAGCACTTGTCAACAATTGCGTTGCTTCAGAATCTTCAAGTACTCAAAATGAAAAGCATTAAATTTGAGAAGAAGGTATGGGAAGTGAGCAATGGCGACTTCCCTGAACTCAAAGTCTTGAAACTACAAGAAATATTTTGCTTTGAAGAATGGGATGTCACAGATGACGAGGCCTTTCCAAAGCTTGAACGCTTGGTTTTGCGTGAATGCGAATATCTTAAGGAGATCCCTTCTGCTTTTGGAGAGATCTCTTCTCTAAAGTACATTGAGGTAAGGAAATGCCCCGAATCCGTTGACAAGTCAGCCAGGGATATTCGAGAAATACAAGTTGAAGATTATCAGAATACTGGCTTCGAGATCTTTATCCGTGAGAGACGAAAATACCAACTCTTACTCAG GAAAATATGTGAAAACATTACAAAGCAGCTGTCAAACTAA
- the LOC107804729 gene encoding late blight resistance protein R1-A-like isoform X1: MSPNQYLSSLNGLFEHLQQLDNISREIFQFFMHQFKFLDIFLSLQSFKDEPDMLDISQKVQALFQDALVDFSELHLAEYFNFCIFKVQNKIWLIKMEIRAKYSFPKISSLPLISAKKNGSDIPKFVMDFMDTVVEILRDLVDDPCSSLLYVPETNEHVEDVLKELKLLRTFVCFVSERFIEPQSQHLANFFTHVLAVAGHASMLVWLYFSSYGYEDRDVAVLGEINVFLFLQMKFKPIQPSIRKIYIALLEVLKSRIQSGWCPNIQNHEHAADSEANFLETIQQDLAELPTNSNFSQSDALKDQLVILKEMLDILRADIIHVPIRDLEVLLRDIDTFIIDVGLVVYSLYKGEEEEKEVVAVGEVNPALVLDLLGNIQKIIITEKLMPIRKAFHSNYLPRIHGLGYVDFILKNLKEFQSRHLDSLASTTKLLQRIQKELESWQPFLESVAEEQHNDIDKIQRCATQLIGKAYEIEYLIDACICEKAPVWCLEHWFLDIVEDTILVKDEVTEIHEKKMVEDALINTVTTRTTSNLERSPRMNEEIVGFDDVVENLREQLVKGTKGRDVISIVGMPGLGKTTLAYRLYSDRLVVSHFDIRADCCVSQVYSRKNLLLAILRDVISENSEFREKKADELADLLRKALFSKRYLILVDDVWEASVWDDLICCFQDANNGSRIILTTRNHEIAEYAKFQSNPFSLRMFNNEESWKLLRKKVFGEESCPSLLMNIGRQIAEKCGQLPLSIALVAGVLAEVEKKEECWEQVANNLVPHIHNDSRAIIENSYQILPYHLRSCFLYFGAFLEDNVINVSKLIRLWISEGFVKGCEGKSLEDIAEGYLGNLIGRNLVMGTKRSFRGKIKACRIHDLLHDFCKVRAKEENLVQWMKWEQTANPSSNISCLEQLAHRMSIYGKWYRIGEWSTCWSRVGSIILLNDCLAFDIVSQIFYSFKFLKVLDLQFTTIDSFPTDLVYLRYFAAQTHKSLDISIITNCWNLETLILHNYGAMSLPLTLWNMVNLRNLHIFRCSFNIKYAKYSLENSKSLYGLRTFSAPYFSCVEDAELILRKTPNLRELKCTFLDEDVDKFRYYVLNFPTEIETLKIYCPYFCKLTIPFCISAPNLKNLTLERYCLHPQHLSTIALLQNLQVLKMKSIKFEKKVWEVSNGDFPELKVLKLQEIFCFEEWDVTDDEAFPKLERLVLRECEYLKEIPSAFGEISSLKYIEVRKCPESVDKSARDIREIQVEDYQNTGFEIFIRERRKYQLLLRKICENITKQLSN, encoded by the exons ATGTCTCCTAACCAATATCTGTCTTCATTAAATGGTCTTTTTGAACATCTGCAACAACTTGACAATATTTCGAGAGAAATATTCCAGTTCTTTATGCATCAATTCAAATTCCTGGATATTTTTCTCAGTTTGCAGAGCTTCAAAGATGAACCCGACATGCTAGATATCAGTCAGAAAGTCCAAGCACTCTTTCAAGATGCTCTAGTTGACTTTTCTGAATTACACCTAGCTGAGTACTTCAATTTTTGTATCTTTAAGGTACAAAACAAGATTTGGTTGATTAAGATGGAAATTAGAGCCAAATACTCCTTTCCTAAAATATCATCATTACCATTAATTTCAGCCAAGAAGAATGGTAGTGATATTCCCAAATTTGTAATGGATTTCATGGATACTGTGGTGGAGATTCTTCGTGATCTAGTCGATGATCCTTGCTCATCACTTCTTTATGTTCCAGAAACTAATGAACATGTTGAAGATGTTTTAAAGGAATTGAAACTGCTGCGAACTTTTGTTTGCTTTGTCTCAGAGAGGTTCATAGAGCCTCAGAGCCAACATCTTGCTAATTTCTTCACTCATGTTTTGGCTGTGGCCGGCCATGCATCAATGCTTGTCTGGTTGTATTTTTCAAGCTATGGCTACGAAGATCGAGATGTGGCTGTTCTAGGTGAAATCaatgttttccttttcttgcaAATGAAATTTAAGCCCATTCAGCCAAGCATCCGCAAGATCTACATTGCACTCCTGGAAGTTTTAAAGTCGAGAATACAATCAGGATGGTGTCCCAACATCCAAAATCATGAACATGCAGCTGACAGTGAAGCCAACTTTTTGGAGACTATCCAACAGGATTTGGCGGAGCTGCCAACTAATAGTAACTTCAGTCAGAGTGATGCTTTGAAGGATCAATTGGTAATCCTAAAAGAGATGCTCGACATCTTGAGAGCCGATATCATCCATGTGCCAATACGAGATCTTGAAGTTCTTCTTCGAGATATTGACACTTTCATTATTGATGTTGGACTCGTGGTTTACTCATTATATAAAGgtgaggaggaggagaaggaagtCGTGGCAGTGGGAGAAGTGAATCCTGCACTAGTTCTTGATTTGTTGGGAAACATTCAAAAAATAATTATCACGGAGAAACTCatgcccattcggaaggcgtttCATTCTAATTACTTGCCAAGAATTCATGGGCTAGGCTACGTTGATTTCATTTTAAAAAACCTGAAAGAGTTCCAAAGCCGCCATTTAGATTCACTAGCTTCTACCACGAAGCTACTTCAAAGGATTCAGAAGGAACTCGAGAGCTGGCAACCTTTTCTAGAGTCTGTTGCAGAAGAGCAACACAATGACATCGACAAAATTCAACGTTGTGCTACACAATTGATTGGCAAAGCATATGAGATAGAATACCTAATTGATGCGTGTATATGCGAAAAAGCTCCTGTATGGTGCCTCGAACATTGGTTCTTGGATATCGTGGAGGACACCATTCTTGTCAAAGATGAGGTTACAGAGATTCATGAAAAGAAAATGGTTGAGGATGCATTAATAAACACTGTCACAACTCGTACAACATCAAATTTGGAAAGGTCTCCAAGGATGAATGAAGAAATTGTGGGTTTTGACGATGTTGTAGAAAATTTAAGAGAACAACTAGTTAAAGGCACCAAAGGGCGAGATGTTATATCGATTGTTGGTATGCCGGGTCTAGGCAAGACGACTCTGGCATATAGACTCTACTCTGACAGGTTAGTTGTTTCTCACTTTGATATTCGTGCTGATTGTTGTGTGTCTCAAGTGTATTCACGTAAGAACTTGTTATTGGCGATTCTACGTGATGTTATCAGTGAGAACTCTGAATTTAGAGAAAAGAAAGCTGATGAATTAGCTGATCTGCTGCGCAAAGCTTTATTTTCGAAAAGATATCTTATCCTTGTTGATGATGTGTGGGAAGCTAGTGTGTGGGATGATTTAATCTGTTGTTTTCAAGATGCCAACAATGGAAGTAGAATCATTCTAACAACACGAAATCATGAAATTGCTGAGTACGCCAAATTTCAAAGTAATCCCTTTTCGCTTCGTATGTTTAACAATGAAGAAAGTTGGAAGTTACTTAGAAAAAAAGTATTTGGGGAAGAAAGCTGCCCTTCTCTGCTAATGAATATTGGGCGACAAATAGCAGAAAAGTGTGGCCAATTGCCTCTTTCAATTGCTTTGGTGGCTGGTGTTCTAGCGGAagtggagaagaaagaagaatgtTGGGAACAAGTGGCCAATAATTTAGTTCCTCACATTCACAACGACTCAAGGGCCATAATAGAAAATAGTTATCAGATTTTACCCTATCATTTAAGGTCTTGCTTTCTTTACTTTGGAGCATTTTTAGAGGACAATGTAATTAATGTTTCGAAGTTAATACGGTTGTGGATCTCAGAAGGATTCGTAAAAGGTTGTGAAGGCAAGAGTTTGGAGGATATAGCAGAAGGTTATTTGGGGAATCTTATTGGAAGAAATCTAGTGATGGGAACTAAGAGGAGTTTTAGAGGTAAGATTAAAGCATGTCGTATTCATGACCTATTGCATGATTTCTGCAAGGTGAGAGCAAAGGAAGAGAATCTTGTCCAATGGATGAAATG GGAACAAACTGCCAATCCTTCTTCCAACATTTCCTGCCTCGAGCAACTTGCTCATCGCATGTCCATTTATGGTAAATGGTATCGTATTGGAGAATGGAGCACGTGTTGGTCACGTGTTGGCTCCATAATTTTGCTTAATGATTGCCTTGCATTTGATATTGTCTCCCAAATTTTTTACAGCTTTAAGTTTCTAAAAGTGTTGGATTTGCAGTTCACTACTATTGATTCTTTCCCAACCGATCTAGTTTACTTGAGATATTTTGCTGCACAAACTCATAAATCGTTGGACATATCAATCATAACCAATTGTTGGAACCTCGAGACTTTGATATTACACAATTATGGAGCGATGTCACTGCCCCTTACACTCTGGAATATGGTTAATTTGAGAAATTTGCATATTTTCCGTTGCAGCTTCAATATAAAATATGCAAAATATTCACTCGAGAACTCGAAAAGCCTTTATGGTTTGAGAACTTTTTCGGCTCCATATTTTTCTTGTGTCGAGGATGCGGAATTGATTTTGAGAAAAACACCTAATCTTCGGGAACTCAAATGCACATTCCTAGATGAGGATGTTGACAAATTTCGGTACTATGTATTGAATTTTCCAACCGAGATTGAGACGCTGAAGATTTATTGCCCATACTTTTGCAAATTAACCATCCCCTTTTGCATCTCCGCACCAAATCTCAAAAACTTGACATTAGAGAGGTATTGCCTGCATCCTCAGCACTTGTCAACAATTGCGTTGCTTCAGAATCTTCAAGTACTCAAAATGAAAAGCATTAAATTTGAGAAGAAGGTATGGGAAGTGAGCAATGGCGACTTCCCTGAACTCAAAGTCTTGAAACTACAAGAAATATTTTGCTTTGAAGAATGGGATGTCACAGATGACGAGGCCTTTCCAAAGCTTGAACGCTTGGTTTTGCGTGAATGCGAATATCTTAAGGAGATCCCTTCTGCTTTTGGAGAGATCTCTTCTCTAAAGTACATTGAGGTAAGGAAATGCCCCGAATCCGTTGACAAGTCAGCCAGGGATATTCGAGAAATACAAGTTGAAGATTATCAGAATACTGGCTTCGAGATCTTTATCCGTGAGAGACGAAAATACCAACTCTTACTCAG GAAAATATGTGAAAACATTACAAAGCAGCTGTCAAACTAA